One window of the Crassaminicella thermophila genome contains the following:
- the pdxR gene encoding MocR-like pyridoxine biosynthesis transcription factor PdxR codes for MEIYREIYLDKNSPQHLYMQLFQKIRQLIIEEKLKANQKLPPIRQLANALGVNTSTIVNAYSLLEKEGFVYKKIGSGTFVSAKQDDDLSDELLKKYPLDEDIRLMDRGQIQIKENMISFASATPTSDLFPVEDFKILLNEVLDRDKGDAFGYQESQGYYPLRESLVNYLEEINIKTKPENIQIISGAQQGIDVISKALIDYKDTIIVESPTYTGAIGTFRSRGAKIISVPILNDGVDIKILEEKIQEYKPKLIYLMPNFQNPTGYSYSKEKKLKIIDLAEKYNTLIVEDDYLSDLSFYSEDNTTLKSLDRNDSVIYIKSFSKIFMPGLRLGFLVIPKKIHHRILAAKHTSDISTSGLNQRVFDLYLRKGIWKKHIRYMEKIYKERFDVMKSCIDKYFKDIEVQYYLPQGGLNFWFSLPEGYDSNKLYVEASKNNILILPGSIFFISKKESKCFRLSIASVYPKDIEIGIKSLSNVIKNLIEKDTNKRKRLDTYTPLL; via the coding sequence ATGGAAATTTATAGGGAGATTTATTTAGATAAAAATTCACCTCAACATTTATATATGCAATTATTTCAGAAAATACGTCAACTAATTATTGAAGAAAAATTAAAGGCAAATCAAAAGCTCCCACCTATTAGACAATTAGCAAATGCACTTGGTGTTAATACTAGCACTATTGTGAATGCTTACAGTCTTTTAGAAAAGGAAGGGTTTGTATATAAGAAAATTGGAAGTGGTACTTTTGTTTCAGCAAAGCAAGATGATGATTTGTCTGATGAATTGCTAAAAAAATATCCTTTAGATGAAGATATTCGATTAATGGATAGAGGACAAATTCAAATAAAAGAAAATATGATTAGTTTTGCGAGTGCAACACCTACTTCAGATCTGTTTCCTGTTGAAGATTTTAAAATTCTTTTGAATGAGGTTCTTGATAGAGATAAAGGGGATGCTTTTGGTTATCAGGAAAGCCAAGGATATTATCCTCTTAGAGAATCTTTAGTAAATTATTTGGAAGAAATAAACATTAAAACGAAGCCAGAAAATATTCAGATTATTTCTGGAGCTCAACAAGGAATAGATGTCATTTCGAAAGCATTAATAGATTATAAAGATACGATTATTGTAGAAAGTCCTACTTATACAGGAGCAATTGGAACATTTAGATCAAGAGGAGCTAAAATTATTAGCGTACCTATTTTAAATGATGGTGTTGATATAAAAATATTAGAAGAGAAAATACAAGAGTACAAACCGAAATTAATTTATTTAATGCCAAATTTTCAAAATCCTACAGGATATTCTTATAGCAAAGAAAAGAAGTTAAAAATTATAGATTTAGCTGAAAAATACAATACATTAATTGTTGAAGATGATTACTTAAGTGATTTAAGTTTTTATAGTGAGGACAATACTACTTTAAAAAGTCTCGATAGAAATGACTCTGTTATTTATATTAAAAGTTTTTCTAAAATTTTTATGCCAGGATTAAGATTAGGGTTTTTAGTAATACCAAAAAAAATACACCATAGAATACTTGCAGCAAAGCATACATCAGATATTTCAACATCAGGATTAAACCAAAGGGTATTTGATTTGTATTTAAGAAAGGGCATATGGAAAAAGCACATTAGATATATGGAAAAAATATACAAAGAGCGTTTTGATGTTATGAAGAGTTGTATTGATAAATACTTTAAAGATATTGAAGTACAGTATTACTTACCTCAGGGTGGATTGAATTTTTGGTTTTCTCTACCTGAAGGATATGATTCAAATAAGCTTTATGTAGAGGCATCAAAAAATAATATTCTTATTTTGCCTGGATCAATATTTTTTATATCTAAAAAAGAAAGTAAATGTTTTAGATTAAGTATTGCTTCTGTATATCCAAAAGATATTGAAATAGGAATAAAGAGTTTATCTAATGTTATTAAAAATTTAATAGAAAAAGATACAAATAAAAGAAAAAGACTAGATACATATACTCCTCTTTTATGA
- the hisIE gene encoding bifunctional phosphoribosyl-AMP cyclohydrolase/phosphoribosyl-ATP diphosphatase HisIE, producing MMLNIDIKFDEKGLVPAIIQDIKTKKVLMLAYMNQEAFQKTLETKKTWFYSRSRKKLWNKGETSGNYQIVKKISYDCDKDTLLIEVVPLGNACHTGEESCFFNNIFQEDEASNHYEIFKKLYERIQERKEKPIDNSYTNYLFEKGIDKILKKVGEETSEVIIAAKNDNKDEIIYEVSDLIYHIFVLLVNNQITIDDIKQELWNRYK from the coding sequence ATGATGCTGAATATAGATATCAAGTTTGATGAAAAAGGTTTAGTACCTGCAATTATTCAAGATATAAAAACAAAAAAAGTTTTGATGTTGGCATATATGAATCAAGAAGCTTTTCAAAAGACTTTGGAAACAAAAAAAACATGGTTTTACAGTAGAAGCAGAAAAAAACTATGGAATAAAGGGGAAACATCAGGAAATTATCAGATAGTAAAAAAAATAAGCTATGATTGTGACAAAGATACATTACTAATAGAAGTTGTTCCTTTAGGAAATGCTTGTCATACAGGTGAAGAGAGCTGTTTTTTTAATAATATATTTCAAGAAGATGAAGCATCCAATCATTATGAAATATTTAAAAAATTATATGAGCGAATTCAAGAAAGAAAAGAAAAACCAATAGATAATTCTTATACAAATTATCTATTCGAGAAAGGAATAGACAAAATTTTAAAAAAAGTTGGAGAAGAAACAAGTGAAGTGATCATTGCTGCAAAAAATGATAATAAGGATGAAATTATATATGAGGTTTCTGATTTAATCTATCATATTTTTGTACTTTTGGTAAATAATCAGATTACTATTGATGATATAAAACAGGAATTATGGAATAGGTATAAATAG
- the hisF gene encoding imidazole glycerol phosphate synthase subunit HisF — protein sequence MLAKRIIPCLDVNRGRVVKGKKFQNLIDVDDPVKLAKFYSDAGADELVFYDITASNEERNIFLKVVEKTAEEVYIPFTVGGGIRTVDDFTAVLRAGADKVSVNSAAVKKPSIIRDAALKFGRQCVVLSIDAKKNNEGFWTVYINGGRVDTKMDAVKWAIEGEKLGAGEIVINSIDTDGVKDGYDIEITKIISESVNIPVVASGGAGKKEDFLKVLDKGCADAALAASVFHYKEIKISELKEYLYDNGISIRRII from the coding sequence ATGCTCGCAAAAAGGATTATTCCCTGTTTAGATGTCAATCGAGGAAGGGTTGTAAAGGGTAAAAAGTTTCAAAATCTTATTGATGTAGATGATCCAGTAAAATTAGCCAAATTCTACAGTGATGCAGGTGCAGATGAATTGGTATTTTATGATATAACTGCATCTAATGAAGAAAGAAATATATTTTTAAAGGTTGTAGAAAAGACAGCTGAAGAAGTATATATTCCTTTTACAGTAGGGGGAGGTATTAGAACAGTAGATGATTTTACAGCAGTATTAAGAGCGGGTGCAGATAAGGTATCTGTTAATTCAGCAGCAGTGAAAAAGCCAAGCATCATTCGTGATGCAGCATTAAAATTCGGAAGACAGTGCGTAGTTTTGTCAATAGATGCAAAAAAAAATAATGAAGGATTTTGGACAGTGTATATAAATGGTGGAAGAGTGGACACAAAAATGGATGCAGTAAAATGGGCAATTGAAGGAGAAAAATTAGGTGCTGGTGAAATTGTTATAAATAGTATTGATACTGATGGTGTTAAAGATGGTTATGATATAGAAATAACTAAAATAATATCAGAAAGTGTAAATATTCCAGTAGTAGCTTCTGGAGGAGCAGGAAAAAAAGAAGATTTTTTAAAAGTATTAGATAAAGGATGTGCTGATGCAGCACTAGCAGCATCGGTTTTTCATTACAAAGAGATAAAAATTAGTGAGTTAAAAGAATATCTTTATGATAATGGTATATCAATCAGGAGGATAATATGA
- the hisH gene encoding imidazole glycerol phosphate synthase subunit HisH, whose protein sequence is MIAIIDYGVGNLKSVYKALIKLGFKAQITAKEEDINKSNGIILPGVGAFRDAINHLIDSGLIDCLKKNIYSGKPILGICLGMQLLYDKSYEDGEWDGLGLLKGDVVRFGDGLKVPHMGWNQLVKGVDDPIGKDVEGEYVYFVHSYYVKPQKNEEVVFWTDYGVKVPAVVRKGNILGMQFHPEKSGETGMKLLRNFGELIK, encoded by the coding sequence ATGATTGCTATTATTGACTATGGTGTAGGAAATTTAAAAAGTGTATATAAGGCACTTATCAAGTTAGGGTTTAAAGCACAGATTACTGCTAAAGAAGAAGATATAAATAAAAGCAATGGAATTATTTTGCCAGGGGTTGGAGCTTTTAGAGATGCTATAAATCATTTAATAGATAGTGGATTGATAGATTGTTTGAAAAAGAACATATATAGTGGGAAGCCTATTTTAGGAATATGTTTAGGGATGCAGCTTCTTTATGATAAAAGCTATGAAGATGGAGAATGGGATGGATTAGGATTGTTAAAAGGAGACGTTGTAAGGTTTGGTGACGGGCTAAAGGTTCCACATATGGGATGGAATCAGTTAGTGAAGGGAGTAGATGATCCGATCGGAAAAGATGTGGAAGGAGAGTATGTATACTTTGTACATTCTTATTATGTTAAGCCACAAAAAAATGAAGAGGTAGTTTTTTGGACAGATTATGGCGTAAAAGTTCCAGCAGTTGTTCGAAAAGGGAATATATTAGGTATGCAATTTCATCCTGAAAAAAGTGGGGAAACAGGTATGAAGTTGTTGAGAAACTTTGGGGAGTTGATAAAATGA
- the hisA gene encoding 1-(5-phosphoribosyl)-5-[(5-phosphoribosylamino)methylideneamino]imidazole-4-carboxamide isomerase, with the protein MIVFPAIDIRGGKCVRLTQGKFDQENVYSENPVEIALKWEEKGAKYIHLIDLDGALYGISMNRDIIKKIIKSVNIPVQLGGGIRTIYDIENVLKLGVSRVILGTSAVKEEGLVKEALSRFNEQIAVSIDAKNGYVAIDGWTKVSDIKAIDFAKQLEKMGLKTLIYTDIAKDGMLLGPNFEEIERLKENVGINIIASGGISSKENVMKLKKIGVYGAIIGKALYTGDIELEDL; encoded by the coding sequence ATGATTGTTTTTCCAGCCATTGACATTCGTGGTGGTAAATGTGTAAGGCTAACACAAGGCAAATTTGATCAAGAGAATGTATATAGTGAAAATCCAGTTGAAATTGCTTTGAAGTGGGAGGAAAAAGGTGCTAAATATATTCATTTAATAGACCTTGATGGTGCTTTGTATGGTATTTCTATGAATAGGGATATAATAAAAAAAATTATTAAATCAGTAAATATACCTGTACAGTTAGGGGGAGGAATAAGAACAATATATGATATTGAAAATGTATTAAAATTAGGTGTAAGTAGAGTTATTTTAGGGACTTCAGCAGTAAAAGAAGAAGGATTGGTTAAAGAAGCATTATCCCGTTTTAATGAACAAATTGCTGTATCTATAGATGCAAAAAATGGATATGTAGCTATTGACGGATGGACAAAGGTAAGTGATATAAAAGCTATAGATTTTGCAAAACAACTAGAAAAGATGGGATTAAAAACATTAATTTATACAGATATTGCAAAGGATGGTATGCTGTTAGGTCCAAATTTTGAAGAAATAGAAAGATTAAAAGAAAATGTAGGTATAAATATTATCGCATCTGGAGGAATTAGCAGCAAAGAAAATGTTATGAAATTAAAAAAAATAGGTGTATATGGTGCTATTATTGGAAAAGCATTATATACAGGAGATATAGAACTTGAAGATTTATAG